TTCTCTTCGGGGGAGTGCGGCATGGCGAGGCCACCTCGGAACTATACTGGGGGATAGTATACAAGCCACAGCCTCGGACTCAATCCCGGCCGGCTCAATCGAACAATCCCTCGCCCGCCAGCCGCGCCAGCTCATCCACCACATAGCGAACCTTCGGCCGCAGGTGCCGGGTTGGCGGCCACAGCGCATGGATGTCGATGTGCCGCTGCATGTGTTCGTCCAGCACCGATTGCAGCGCACCGGACTCCAGGTGGCGGCGCACCAGTGAAATGGGCATCTGGCAGATGCCCAGCCCGGCGATGGCCGCTTCGATCACCGCGTCGCCGTCGTTGAGCTGGTAGGCGGCGTTCGGGATGAACGTTCCCTCCGCATCGTCACTGCCAATCCGCCACCACACCGGCTGCCCGTGGCGGAAGCCGACGATGCTGCGGTGTTGTGCCAGTTCCTCCACGGTGGCTGGCACGCCATGCGCCTGCAGGTACTCCGGCGATGCGCAGGTGACCAGGCGTTGGCGACCCAGCCGACGCGCGACCAGGTGCTCTGCGTGGTGCAGCCCGCCGAAACGGATCAGCAGGTCGATGCCCTCTTCGACCGGATCGACGAAGTGATCGGTGAAGGTCATCGTCAGCTGCAGGTCCGGGTACTGCCGGCACAGGCGCAACAGCACCGGCAGCACCACCAGCCGCCCGAACGAGGACGGCATGTCGATGCGCAGCCGTCCGCTGGGCAGGCCGGCCGAACCCAGGCAGGCCTCGGCCGCGGAGATCTCTTCGATCGCCGCCGCACACGATGCGTAGTACGCCTCGCCATCGGTGGTCAGCGCGATGCGCCGCGTGGTGCGGTGGAACAGGCGCACCCC
The sequence above is a segment of the Stenotrophomonas maltophilia genome. Coding sequences within it:
- a CDS encoding LysR family transcriptional regulator translates to MLPLESLNGLVTFVTTARSGSFTEAADALGISRSAVGKAIARLETRLGVRLFHRTTRRIALTTDGEAYYASCAAAIEEISAAEACLGSAGLPSGRLRIDMPSSFGRLVVLPVLLRLCRQYPDLQLTMTFTDHFVDPVEEGIDLLIRFGGLHHAEHLVARRLGRQRLVTCASPEYLQAHGVPATVEELAQHRSIVGFRHGQPVWWRIGSDDAEGTFIPNAAYQLNDGDAVIEAAIAGLGICQMPISLVRRHLESGALQSVLDEHMQRHIDIHALWPPTRHLRPKVRYVVDELARLAGEGLFD